The Gopherus flavomarginatus isolate rGopFla2 chromosome 18, rGopFla2.mat.asm, whole genome shotgun sequence genome segment GGCGCTTGGATCCAGGCCCTGGTGCTCGCCCAGGCCCACATGGCGCTGCGAGTATTTCTGGAGGGGATGATCAATGACCCCTGGGGGGGCTCCcaatatttttttggggggatgggAGTGAAGACTCTGAAGCTTTGGTGGATCTGGGCCCGATTTACTTCTGGCCCCTGTAGGCGATAGTGTGGAGAGCACCCCCAGACCCTCCTCCccggcacccccagccagagaatCCCAGCTGCAGGGAGGGTCTTTGACATGCTGACGGGCAATTCTGATCctgcccagcagagggcagcagattAGAGCTCCCCACCCTGtggctgctgcctcctctcctgggCACCCTCCACCGCTGGGACTGTGTATCTGACAcccccagggccagggcagcagccgctgggctccctccagccagAACCCGGCTGGGCTGCGCAGAGcaaaggggctgggggagcaggacaggggttagctctgccggtgctcctcactcccgacttgcagccccctgctagcccagccctgggctccccccccccagctctgcccctcactcctgacccacaggcccccagccctgaatccaAGCAGGCTGGTATCTGCAGTTTGGAGGAATCCCCCACCACTGGCCCAGCAGCCCCAGCCTCGGAGCCCTGGTCCCTCTGCATggccctggctctggggtgggctgagACAGCCCCTAGGCTCAGATGCTCCCCAGGAGCTGAGGGCTTTGCAAGGGTTGCCTTTGCCATGAACCCCCAGCTGTCCCAGCCTGCCCCCATGGGCTGGGACCATCCAGCGAGCCAAGGGAGGGGCATGACTGGTAACCTGACCCCGGGCACGGGTATTAAGCCATGGCGGCTGCTCCCCACCCTGTGTGTGCCAGGCAGCTGCTCCCATCTGTCCCCAGGACTGGCCACAAGCAGCCGGGGTCAGACGGTCCTGTCTCCTAGagatgcagccaggagctccccatGACAGCCAAGTCTGCCCATCTCTGTTCCTCTGGGCTCCCAACCCGGACCTCTCCCAACCCAGCTGTTTAAAACCCTATCCACCCTGAAACCCACCCTGGGACCCCAATCCGCACCCAAGGGTGACCAATGCTTGGGGGACCCAGCCCTGAGGCAGTCATAGCCTGGGGATGCGGGCGGCAGAGAGACACAAACCCACAACCACCCACCACAGTGACACACACAAACCCCTAGTCACAGCCCGATACAAGTGACAAGCACAGCTGACACATACCGACCACCCACAGCGACACCCGAACACACTGACCACCCCGCACAAGCACCGAAACAGCCGCACTCACAAACAGATACACCCCCGGCATGGACAGCCACCCACACGACGACACGCCCACCCAGACTCTGACAACCACAACCCACACACATCAACCACACTGCAGGAAGCGGGTCGGAGGCGTTGGCTGCGTGGGGAGCCactaaatgaaatgaataggcagcaggtttaaaacaaacaaaaggaagtatttcttcacatgacACAGAGTTAacccatggaactccttgccaggggatgttgtgaaggccaagactataaaagggttcaaaaaagaactagataaattcatggaggacaggtccatcaatggctattagccaggatgggcagggatggtgtccccagcctcagtttgccagaagctgggaatgagcgacaggggatggatcacgtgatgattccctgttctgttcactcccactggggcacctggcattggccactgtcggaagacaggacactgggctagacggaccttttgtctgatccagtctggccgttcttatgagctcccagctactccagccccaggctggcccagcagggggtgctgtggggagcggggcaggaggctggctgtggggggaaccCCCAGCTACGCTGAAGCGATTCAATGGCTCTTCCATGGTCCATACCAACCGTGCTGCGCTCACTGCCCTGGGCTGTTCCCCTCTTTCCACTGGCCCCGACTGAAGTAACCCAGCCTGGCCTGCGGCAGCCACATCCCCGCAACCGGCTCGGGCCCCGCAGGGAGCAATTATCCCAGCGCAGCTCCAGCTGCTTTGCCATGGCCCTACCAAAATGGCAAGACAtgcagggggagcaggggaagggcgTATGAAGGGGGTGATTATAAGGGGGGAAATTCAAAGCCATCTTTTGCTGGGGAGACAGTTTCAGCCCTGACTGGGCCCCCCACATTGTGACCTGAGCAGTCACCAGGTTCAGAACAGTCCTGAGGGTGGGTTCGCACCCAGCCCCCGGTTCTGTTCCCAGACCCCCCAGGctctgctgctcccagccccactactcccagctcccaccccacacccagccccggctctgctgctcccagccccactactctcagctcccaccccacacccagccccggctctgctgttcccagctccctcccccaactgcccccccgcACCCAGCCCACCTCTGCTGCTCCCGGCTCCCACCCCGGAGCTCTGCTCTCAgcctccaccacccccagctctgctgttcccagccccgagctctgttcccagctccccCCGGCCCAGGAAGCCCAGGGTGCTGCCCATCCCGGGGCCGGACAACaacggccctgcccctcccccgctcgCTGCGGCCAGTCGCCGGCCTGGACTCGGCCTCCCACAGAGCAGCCGCGTCTCCCTGCGCCCGGCGGAGGCGGGGGGGGGTGCGGCTCGCTAGACCCGGGGACGGGGGGAGCCGCATCCCACCAGCTCCCGCCCCGGCAGCGGCTCGCAAACACTCGCCAACTTTGGCCAAGCGGCGCGAGAGCCCCGGGATCCGCCCCCTCCCCACGTGGCAACGTGTTTGGAAACTTTTGCAAAGTGGCGGCGAGTGGGGCGGCGCcgggaggaagggggcagagcgggTGGGGGTGGCGCCGGGaggaagggggcggggcagggctggcagggagggggggaggaggaaggaagctgCTTTTTGGCGACGTTCCCTTTGTGTGTGAACGGGACAAGCCAGGCTGGCGCTTTGGAAGTGGAGGAagagggggcggggccgaggggcAGGGGGCGGAGCCCCGGGAGTGCGGGGGGGAAGGGCcgggagggggaaaagggggagcAGGCGGGAGGGGGAAAGTGAGAAGGGGGGACAAAGGGGGCTGTCGAGGATAGGGGGGAGGCGACGCAGGGAGGGGGGCGgcgagcagagggggaggggacgcggggggcagggcggggaaggAGGCACCCGAGCCCCGAACATGGCTTCCTTCCCTGCGGATCCCGCCGCGCCCGGCCGCGGCCCGGGGGGGCCCCCCCAGCCGCCGCCGGCCGAGTCCCGCCAACTTCTGCCAACTTTAGCGGCCGCCCCCCCGTCCCCTGCCCCCGCGGGCTcccccccgccgccgccgccgccgcgctTCTCCCCCGAGCAAGTGTCGTGCGTGTGCGAGGCGCTGCTGCAGGCCGGCGACCCGGGCCGGCTGGGCCGCTTCCTGGGCTCGCTGCCGGccgagcaggagcaggagcaggcggcggcggcgggcggGGAGAGCCTGGCCAAGGCGCGGGCGCTGCTGGCCTTCCAGCGCGGGGACTTCGGGGAGCTGTACCGGCTGGTGCAGAGCCGCCCCTTCGCCGCCCCGCACCACCCCTTCCTGCAGGACCTCTACCTGCGCGCCCGCTACCGCGAGGCCGAGGCGGCCCGGGGCCGGGCGCTCGGCGCGGTGGACAAGTACCGGCTGCGCAAGAAGTTCCCGCTGCCCAGCACCATCTGGGACGGCGAGGAGACGGTGTATTGCTTCAAGCGGCGCTCGCGGGCCGCCCTGCGCGACTCCTACGGCCGCAGCCGCTACCCCAGCCCCGAGCAGAAGCGGCGCCTGGCCCGCGACACCGGCCTCTCGCTCACCCAGGTCAGCAACTGGTTCAAGAACCGGCGGCAGCGGGACCGCAGCGGGGGAGGCGCCGGCACCCCCAGCAAGAGGTAAGGGGGGACCCCCCCCCGAGACCGGACAGATTTATCCCCCCCCTGCGGGGAACCCACCCCCCGAGAGCCCGGACAGCCTCTCCTCCCCCGCGGGGACCCCCCCGAGACCGGACAGATTTATCCCCCCGGTGGGGAACCCCCCCTCCGAGAGCCcggacagcccctcccccctgcggGGAACCCCCCCCTCCGAGAGCCcggacagcccctcccccctgcggGGAACTTCCCCCCCCCGAGAGCCTGGACAGCCTCTCCCCCCCTGCGGGGAGCCCAccccccccccgagagcctgGACAGCCTCTCCCCCCCTGCGGGGAGCCCACCCCCCCCCGAGAGCCTggacagccccttcccccccgcgGGGAACCCCCCCCCGAGCCTggacagccccttcccccccgcagGGAACCCCTTCCCCCCGAGAGCCCGGACAGCCTCTCCCCCCcacggggacccccccccccgagagcccggacagcccctcccccccatggggaacacagcccctctcccctggAGAACCCCCCCCCGAGAGCCCGGACAGCCTCTCCCCCCCTGTGTGGaacccaccccccccccgagAGCCCGGACAGCCTCTCCCCCCCTGTGTGgaacccacccccccccccgagagcccGGACAGCCTCTCCCCCCCTGtgtggaaccccccccccccccccccgagagcctggacagcccctccccccccagggaactcacacacacacccccgagaGCCcggacagcccctccccccccagggaactcacacacccacccctgagagcccggacagcccctcccccctgtggGGAACCCACCTCCCCTCGAGACTGGACAGCCCCCGCCCTGTGGGGAACCCACCTCCCCTCGAGACTGGACAGACCGCCCCTCTGTGGGGAACCCACCTCCCGAGAGCCTGGACAGCGCCCCCATCCTCCGCAGGGAACCCTCCCCATGACAGCCAGGACAGTGTCGGAAATCACCCAAGAGCCTGGATAGCCCTGGGAGCCtagataccccccccccccatcctctgcAGGGAACCCTCCCCATGAGAGCCTGGACAGCCCCCCCGGGGACCCCCCCAAGTGCCCAGATAGCTCCCCACCCTCTGTAGGGAACACCCCCCCGAGGCTGGACAGCCACCCCTGCAGGGAACCCTCCTCCCGAGAGCCCGGACAACCATCCCTGTGGAGACCCCTCTGCCCCGCAAGAGCGTGGACAACCCCCGCCCCCTTGCAGGGATCCCCTGAGAGGCTGGACAGAGCTCCCCTCCCCCGAGACCCCCCACAGGAACCTTGTCCCTCTGTGGGTGGGTGACACCTCCTCCCTTGAGAGCCCAGTACTGGAAAATTTTGCAGGAAACACTTCCCATGCAGCACCCTCTTCCCCATGgcagaacccgcccccccccccccagcctacaACTCCTAGATCCTTTCCATCTCCCCTCTGGGGGGTCTCCAGATTCTATACAGTCtgcccctgcatgcccccccccccccgctcctctaCAGCCCAGGTTATCTGCACCCCTCAGATTGTTCACAATCTACCCTGCAGGGATCCCCCTCTAGAAATTACACATCCTCCCCctcctgattctcctctgcaGGCACCCCATCCTGTGCAGCCCTCTTCTGTAGGCACCTCCGCTTGATGCTACATCCCCCAAAGATCCTATCCAGCTACCCCTGGAAGGATCCCCCTTCAATCCTATTCATCCCTCCTTTAGATCCCGTAGGCACTCCCCACAGAAGGTTGGAGGGGGGACCCTGACCTCTTGCAGGCTTCCCCTTATAGGGTGAAGGGGACCCCAGCAAGAGGAAACCCCTTTGCATGCATCCCAGGTCCCCGCATACCTCAATATCTCATCTGGCTACAGGGAAAAGGGGACCCCAAGAACCTATAGGAACTCCGAAGCTGTCCTCCCAGGGAAAGGAAGAATCCCTTTTGGTGAGAGGGGATGGGGAGCCCCAGGATTCTGGAGCGACCCTCCAAAATAACACAACCCCTCCAGTGGGAGGGCACCCAGTAATAGACACAGGAATCGCTCTGTAACAGCACCTCCAAATCACCCAAGCAGATCCCCCATTGTGGGgtgcactggactgagaccactcAGCAAGAGACCACTCCCTCCCCAAATCTCACCCATGGgcaggagaggagctgggagggtGCACCTCAAAACCCCATGTGCCCCTCCCATCTCTCCCCATGGACAGGCCAGAAGCCTGCCCCATATTCATAGACCCCCCCAACTTATCCTCCTACAGGGTCAGAAGCCAGTGCTGGGAGCCCCTAGAGAAAGCTAGATGCACCCCAAAATCCTGTGCACCCCAAACCATCCCTCCACAATGCTGTGACCCCCCCCATGAGAGCAAGGTGTACCCCAAATCATATGCACCTTAACCCACCCCTCCACAGTGCTGGGGCACCCCAAGGAGAGCTTGGTGCACCCCAAAATCATATGCCCCAACCCATGCCCCACAATGCTTGGACCCGGGCCCACCTCACACAGCTCCTGAGGGAAGAGTGGTGGTGGGGGACAGGGATTGCAGCCCCTCCCAGATACACCCTCAATACAAGAAGGGGGGGGGTGTCTTGGTGACCTTCTGCCTCACcccatgaggggaggggaggggaggctgttcCCAACTCTCTCCTTTTGTTGTGAAATGTGAGAccccccccttcctccacccccagctctctgGCATCCCAGTGATTTCACCTTCCAGCCGGTGCTGGTGTCCCGCCAGGGGGCCAGCAAGTGCggccgggggcctggggcagctGGGTCCCACGAGGCTGGGGCTTGGTGCAAACCCCCGGGGCTGGAGACATGGCCTGGGACTGCCGGATCTCTGTGTCGCAGCTCCTTGTACCCTGCCGCGTGGCGGGGAGGCCGATGCCTGACCAGGAGGGGGTGACTCTGAGACCCTGCAACGAATTTAGCACTGGGTCTCTGCTGCCTTCCCTAGGTCTGTGGGGCCAGAGCCTCGGCTGGGGGAGATCAGCACAGCCTCAGAGACTCCAATGGAGCGACACTGAttgaccccagctgaggatctggttcatagcctgtgttatacagcacCACCGGACGTGCGGGGTCTCGGGCTCTGGCCATGTGGGCTTGGAGGGCCCCCCTCTGGCTGAAATCAGTCCTGCTGGGACTCTGCCAGGGGGGATGTGGAACTCTTGGTTCCCTGGGGAACTTTCCTACATGTGGTGCAGCCTGGGGACCCCGGGAAAGTTTGCGCAACGAGGTAACTGAGCAGTCGGGAGGGTCAGGAGCTTTCAGTGCTGTTAAACTCACTGGCCCTTGAGTGagaggcaggccctgcccccaggagctggcaGTCTGACCAtacaaaggggaaactgaggcacggggcgaGGAAGGGACTCGCCTAGCAAGCTGGAGCTGGTCTCTGAAGGCCCAGTTGGCTGCTATACCCATTGGACCATGCTCTCTCTCATTGTTCACTGGATATCAGCCCTCTTTATGGTGGGGACAGAGGCAgtagctgggtgtgtgtgtgacagttcTGGTGAACCCCACGCCCCTGACGGTCCCTCTCTCCCCGCAGCGAGTCGGACGGGAACCCCAGCACGGAGGACGAGTTGAGCCGGGGGCCGGAGGAGACGGAGCTGGCCGTGGGGACGCCCGCCGTGCCGGACGGGGCCATCGCCTCTGGGAACCTCTTCTTGCCAGCGCCCGCTGGGGCCTGCTCCGGGGCCTCGTCTATCCTGCTCAACGGCAACTTCATCACCACGTCCGGCCCGCAGGCCATGCTGCTGAACGGCGGCTCCGTGCTCCAGGCACCGGGCGGGGTGCTCATCAACGGGCTGGCGCTGGGCGACAGCCAAACCATCACCCTGAGCCCTGTGGCGTCCACCCCGCCCGTGCTCCTCAACGGCGCCGCCCTGGGGGGGGCCAAGACCCCACCCGGCGCCGGCCTGGAGTCGCCAACGGCCTCCTCAGCCAGGCCTGACATCAAGGCGGAAGCCGGGGAGGCGCTGCCCTCCCTGGTGCTCGGCCCGGGCACCGTGGAGGTGAAGACGGAGGAGAGCCAGGCCGTCAGGGCCCTGTCCGAGGTGCCCacgctccttcccctgcccccggcCGCATCCGACCCAAAGGGGGCGCTGCTTCCCGCGCCGGCCGGCTCAGTGCCGCAGGTGGTGCCATCGGGCGAGGAAGCCCcctgcccggccccagcgctcccCCAGCCGgtggcctctggctcccagattGTCCCCCTCTCCCAAGTGGTGCCTAGTTCTCAGCCCGGCCAGGCCCTGCCCGTGACGTCGCCTCCCCCGGCTGCCACCCCACTCCTCCAGGGCTCTCCTCTGCTGTCCTTCCCCGCCCTCACCTCGCCCATCCCGGGGCCAGCTCAGGGCACCCCGGTGCCCACTGTAGTCCacgtccctgccccgcccctgatccccatctcccaggtctctcctccctcccaagtAGTGCCCCTGTCCCAACCGGCTGCAGGCACCCCGGTGCTGTCACCTCCCCAGATGGTGCCGCTCTCACCCACCCAGGTGTACTCGGTGCCCCAGGGGGCCCCCGCCCCACAGCTGGTGTCGGTGCCCCAGGGGTCTCAGCTCATCTCGCTCCCGCAAGTGGTGCCCACGTCGCAGGTGGTGACgctgcagcagggggtggggccgaTCCAGATCCTGGCCAGCGCCGCCCCACTCAAGGTGGGGGCTGCGCCGGCGGCCGGCGGGACCGTGGGGCAGAGCAACGTGCACCTCATCAACGCCAACATGGGCGTGACCACGCTGCAGCTGCCCGCCGGCGCGCCAGGTACTCTCGCGGGTGCTGcactgggggcgggagggaggggctTGCTGCATTCGCCCTGGCCGGGGGAGCACAGTCGAAATGACTGGAGGAGGATCGGGGCCTGTGCCCTGGCCGGGTGGATTCAGGGGCTGtatgcactgggggtggggggtggggcagagaagaCTAGAGGAAGGACctgagggctggggagagggggtggggactgTTCCATGTATCCTagagaagggggggtggggttgtggaCCCCGGGCCCCTGGGGAGATTATTTTGGAGCACCCACGAAGCAGAGGGAGGCCTCGGACTGTCGGTGTTGAGGTGGAggcggggggaaggagagggcgcAGAACCCTGGGACAAGGTCCCAGAGGGTTGAGGGAGTCCCCGAGTCTTCCCACCGAGACCTCATGTCGCTCCCAGGGTCCGGGTTCAGGATtggctgtggggggggtcagCGGGTGACCATGGGCTAGTCCTTTCCTCTCCGTTCTCCTCAGTCTCCACAGCTGTACAATGGGGATGATGACACCCGCCCATCTGAGGCCTGTgggttttccccccacccctcttctcccctctgcagggaaCTTCCTCCTGACAAACCCAGTGCCGGGCGGCGGCACCATCCTCACGGGCATGACACTCCAGCAGGGCAAGCTCATCCTGACTGCCACCTTCCCGGCCACCATGCTCATGTCCCCGGTGCTCTCCGCCCCcgccagcagccaggccctgcccatcAAGCAAGAAACGGCACCTCTAACCGGCACCAGCGCCCCCATCCCAGGGCCTGTGAACTCCGAGGGTGCCGGGGCGGGCCAACCGGCCTTGGCTTTCGGGGCGGACGGTGTGGCCGGCCGTCAGCCTGGCGTCCTCTCGAACTTCTCCCAGGAGGGCCTGGTGCTGTCCCCGCTGCCTCAACCAGCAGCGTGGCCTGGCTCGGCGGGCATGGTGATGCAAGCGGCTGGCACCGAGGGGCTCTTCGAGATGGAGAAGGGGGCAGTGGAGGTGCTGGATGGCACGGAGCCGAGCGGCCTCTTGCTGCCCGAGGGCgaggggctgctgctgggcagcTCAGCCAGCGACCCCCTGGATCCCGAGGGCCTCGACTCGGACGAGAAGGTGCTGACTCAGCTTCAGTCGGTGCCCGTGGAGGAGCCCCTTGACTTGTAAGAGGCTCAACGGTGGGGCATGAGATGGGACCGGGGTGCCGCCTCCAGGGGGGTGGTCTTGGCTCCTCCGTGCCTTTGCTGCCCCCGGTGCCTCAGATCCAAACTCTCAGACATGTGTAGAGCCCTCGCCCCGGATCCTGCTGCCAGGGGGCCCTGGCGCTGCGGGCGCCTGAAAGGCTCTGGGAAGCTGGGCAGTGCCAGATCTGTGGCTGCATCTGGGGGGTGCCATGACCAAACACTACAATTCCAAACTTGGGGGAGGAATGTGGCTCTGGCCAGGCAAGCGCCGAGCCCCCAGGAAGGGGGTGTCAGCTGTTGTGGCTTAGAGCGGGCAGGAGAAAAGCAGGCATTAATGGGCTGCAGGATCTCCCCCTGCTACTGCCCTCTCTTCCCTAGAAACACTAAGCATCTTCCCAGAGCAGGGTTTGGGAGCCGCACGGTGCAGAGGGGGTCTTGGTGCTAAGGGAGCAGGGTTTCTGGGGCAGCTGCTGATCGGACCCCAGGTCTTGTTGGGCGCTGCGGGAACCACTGACTTTGTTTTCTGGTGGAGGAAAATTCTGGGGCCTGGGTCCCTGCTCCTCTGTCCTGCCCTGGGGTTCCCCATCGTCCTTCCCAGCCACACTTCTTgtgggccctggggggcagcgAATAGCCACACCCCCAATCTGCCCTCTATGCCAGCTCCCCATGTGTACGAGGCAGGAAGTATCGGGGTCACTTTTGTCCTGCTTAGGCTGCCGGAGTGACGCCAGTGGGCCTGCGTGTGAATGTGAAGAACGAAATCCAAAGTCATCCCTAATTACTCGCCCTGAATTTCATGGTTCCCCCCTTCCACTCCTAGACACTACAAACCAGCTGACCTGACTTCTTATTTTTTACGTGAAAGAATTTTtatctatatataaaaattatatatttttagaagGAGCAAATCCTGCTGCGTGATTCCAGCGTGCCTGGGACCGTCACCCCGGGGCGCCTCGCCCCACCTGTATTTAATGGTCTCACTGTTTTTTGAATCGCTCTTCCAGCAGGAGGATAAACACCCCACAAGCTGAaccttttatattaaaaaataaagtgcATTTAACTTTTGTAAACCTTCACTACGTCGGAGCAGTGGCCACTCCTGCGTTGGCCAGCCGAGGCCACGTTTCCCGCCAGCCTGGTGGGGTGAGTTAGAGGAGGTACGTTGGACTAGTTGAAGGCTTTGGACTCCCTGAAATCACACTACAGAGCGACTGGAGAGCCACGTTGGTACGGGGTCCTCTCCAcacaggatgcctgggttccagaTCTACCGCAGGACAGGATCCCTCCCCCTGTGGAACAACCAGGTTCTAGATCCACAGCAGAATGGGACCCTTGTGTCCCAGATGCACACCAGATCAGATCCCAGCTTGATGGAGTAATCAGGTTCTAGATCTGTACCAGACTGGGATTGCTGCTCCGTGGAGTAACTGGGTTCTGGATCCACACTGGAGTGGGATCTGTCTGCCACCATGAAGCTGTTGGGTTCTAGATACACATCAGaatgggatccctgccccatggagTGCCCAGTTTCTAGACCAACATTGGGATAGAAGCTTTCCCTTGCCATGGAGCTACTGGATTCTAGATCCATGTCTTGATGGGAACTCTGCCTCGTGGAGTAGCCAGTTTCTTGATCCATGGCAATATGGGATCCCGCCCCCACAAGGAAACCACCAGGTTCTAGAGCCACACTGGAACTGGATCCTCCACGGTGCAGCTGGAACCACATCATAATGGCTTCCCACCCCATGGAGCTTCCAGGGTTCTAGATCATCATCTGAATGGATCCCAGCTTCATGGAGCTTCCAGGTTCTAGATCCACACTGGGATGGGTTCCCACGCCTTGGAGCAGCTGGCTTCTCTTGGAC includes the following:
- the SIX5 gene encoding homeobox protein SIX5, yielding MASFPADPAAPGRGPGGPPQPPPAESRQLLPTLAAAPPSPAPAGSPPPPPPPRFSPEQVSCVCEALLQAGDPGRLGRFLGSLPAEQEQEQAAAAGGESLAKARALLAFQRGDFGELYRLVQSRPFAAPHHPFLQDLYLRARYREAEAARGRALGAVDKYRLRKKFPLPSTIWDGEETVYCFKRRSRAALRDSYGRSRYPSPEQKRRLARDTGLSLTQVSNWFKNRRQRDRSGGGAGTPSKSESDGNPSTEDELSRGPEETELAVGTPAVPDGAIASGNLFLPAPAGACSGASSILLNGNFITTSGPQAMLLNGGSVLQAPGGVLINGLALGDSQTITLSPVASTPPVLLNGAALGGAKTPPGAGLESPTASSARPDIKAEAGEALPSLVLGPGTVEVKTEESQAVRALSEVPTLLPLPPAASDPKGALLPAPAGSVPQVVPSGEEAPCPAPALPQPVASGSQIVPLSQVVPSSQPGQALPVTSPPPAATPLLQGSPLLSFPALTSPIPGPAQGTPVPTVVHVPAPPLIPISQVSPPSQVVPLSQPAAGTPVLSPPQMVPLSPTQVYSVPQGAPAPQLVSVPQGSQLISLPQVVPTSQVVTLQQGVGPIQILASAAPLKVGAAPAAGGTVGQSNVHLINANMGVTTLQLPAGAPGNFLLTNPVPGGGTILTGMTLQQGKLILTATFPATMLMSPVLSAPASSQALPIKQETAPLTGTSAPIPGPVNSEGAGAGQPALAFGADGVAGRQPGVLSNFSQEGLVLSPLPQPAAWPGSAGMVMQAAGTEGLFEMEKGAVEVLDGTEPSGLLLPEGEGLLLGSSASDPLDPEGLDSDEKVLTQLQSVPVEEPLDL